The Cervus elaphus chromosome 12, mCerEla1.1, whole genome shotgun sequence genome includes a region encoding these proteins:
- the RPGRIP1 gene encoding X-linked retinitis pigmentosa GTPase regulator-interacting protein 1 isoform X3 yields MTKLIGLCMPNSAHFMTSDTMQVEEPPKSPEKMWSKDENFEQRSSLESTEKATELRASIKENIQLIRLKKLLHERNTSLAVTKAQLTEVQAAYETLLHKNQGILGAAHDALLSQVNELRAELQEESKKAMSWKSQVEDVSILQITLKEFQERVEDLEKERKLLNDNYDKLLENMLDSSNQPQWSHELGEQLQQKVSQLQDQLDVEMKEKREILLQLSQEKAQNKDLELELTNLLQKHRQEVEDLQNISTFSQSPDRQSAPATHPALFQETTQIKPCEPKSQEEKKLSQMLSELQVSHAETTLELEKTRDMLILQRKINVCYQEELEAMMTKADNENKDHEEKLERLNQLLDLKNKRINQLEEQLKDVAYGTRHLPLCLKPLPAHEDEDEVDISPRHQSENLFELHIHQAFLTSAALAQAGDTQLTTFCTYSFYDFETHCTPLVVGPQPLYDFTSQYVVETDSLFLHYLQGASAQLELHQAIASEHHTLAVGWICFDRVLETVERVHGSATLTGTGGEVFGVLEYWMRLRFPIRSSLQAYNKRKKAQAYLAANVLGAWEAQKDEPRSGTWKNQNELRVEIIRCCGLRSRSLGAQPSPYVMYRFFTFSDHDTPIIPASNNPYFRDLARFPVLVSSDLDQYLRREALSVYVFDDEDPEPGSYLGRGQVPLLPLAQNKSIQGNFNLTNPVGEPNGSVQVQLDWGSCYIPPESFPKPEAQSEENTRDALETSIEEEEASFPPQDQMVSIDIPTEAGQYEAKRKPPQVGERKEREHQVAGYSRRKHGRKTGIQGKNRMEYLSHNLLNGNTLQQVKYVEWKFSGLKISTDHVLKNQQKEEEMTSSDSAQILKETPHPVNDKEFCEQASEVSEAQTTDSDEIVTPVSQKCPKAGSEKMCIEIVSLAFYPEAEVMCDENVEQVYVEYKFYDLPLSETETPVSLRKPRAGEEIHFHFSKVIDLDPVEQKERRQFLFTMLTGQDPEQGHLKFTVVSDPIEEETKECQEVGYAYLELWPILVSGRDILEQDLDIVSPEDQATPIGKLKVSLQAAAALHAIYKEMTEDLFS; encoded by the exons ATGACTAAGCTCATTGGTCTATGCATGCCTAACAGTGCCCACTTTATGACCAGCGATACTATGCAAGTGGAAGAACCACCCAAGTCTCCTGAGAAAATGTGGTCCAAAGATGAAAATTTTGAACAGAGAAGCTCTTTGGAGAGTACTGAGAAGGCCACAGAGCTTCG AGCTTCCATTAAAGAGAATATACAGCTGATTCGACTTAAGAAGCTCTTACATGAAAGGAATACCTCTTTGGCAGTGACAAAGGCACAATTAACAGAAGTTCAGGCT gcATATGAAACTCTGCTCCATAAG AATCAGGGAATCCTGGGCGCAGCCCATGATGCCCTCCTCAGCCAAGTGAATGAGCTCAGGGCAGAGCTCCAGGAGGAGAGCAAGAAGGCCATGAGCTGGAAGAGCCAAGTGGAAGATGTGTCCATCCTGCAGATAACCCTGAAGGAG TTTCAGGAGAGAGTTGAAGATTTGGAAAAAGAACGAAAATTGCTGAATGACAATTATGACAAACTCTTAGAAAA CATGTTGGATAGCAGCAATCAGCCTCAGTGGAGCCATGAGCTTGGAGAGCAGCTACAGCAGAAAGTCTCTCAGTTGCAGGATCAACTGGATGTtgagatgaaagagaagagagaaatcttACTTCAGCTCTCACAAGAGAAAG ctcAAAACAAAGATCTGGAGCTTGAGCTCACCAACTTGCTTCAGAAGCATAGACAGGAAGTAGAGGATCTCCAAAATATAAGCACATTTTCCCAATCTCCTGACAGGCAATCTGCACCAGCCACTCACCCAGCTCTATTTCAAGAGACCACTCAGATAAAG CCCTGTGAACCAAaaagccaggaagaaaaaaaactgtcCCAGATGTTAAGTGAGTTGCAAGTATCGCATGCAGAGACCACATTGGAACTAGAAAAGACCAGAGACATGCTTATTCTGCAGCGCAAAATCAACGTGTGTTATCAG gAGGAACTGGAAGCAATGATGACAAAAGCcgataatgaaaataaagatcaCGAAGAAAAACTGGAGAGGTTGAATCAACTCCTAGACCTCAAGAACAAGCGTATCAATCAGCTGGAAG AACAGCTTAAAGACGTGGCTTATGGCACCCGACACTTGCCATTATGTCTGAAACCACTGCCAGCCCACGAAGATGAGGATGAAGTGGACATTTCTCCACGGCATCAGAGTGAGAACCTTTTTGAACTGCACATCCATCAGGCCTTTCTGACCTCTGCTGCCCTGGCTCAGGCTGGAGACACTCAACTTACCACTTTCTGCACCTATTCCTTCTATGACTTTGAAACCCACTGTACCCCACTAGTTGTGGGGCCACAGCCTCTCTATGACTTCACCTCCCAGTATGTGGTGGAGACAGACTCCCTCTTCTTGCACTACCTTCAAGGGGCTTCAGCCCAGCTTGAGCTACACCAGGCAATAGCCAGTGAGCACCACACCCTTGCAGTTGGATGGATTTGCTTTGACAGGGTTCTAGAGACTGTAGAGAGAGTCCACGGCTCCGCCACACTTACTG GAACTGGTGGAGAAGTCTTTGGGGTGCTAGAGTACTGGATGAGGCTGCGCTTCCCCATAAGATCCAGTCTACAAGCATACAATAAGCGAAAGAAAGCCCAGGCATACTTGGCAGCCAATGTGCTTggagcctgggaagcccagaaggatGAG CCCAGATCGGGGACCTGGAAGAATCAGAATGAGCTGCGGGTGGAAATCATCCGATGCTGTGGCCTCCGGAGCCGATCGCTGGGAGCCCAACCCAGTCCTTACGTCATGTATCGCTTCTTTACCTTTTCTGACCACGACACGCCCATCATTCCGGCCAGTAACAATCCCTACTTCAGAGACCTGGCTAGGTTCCCAGTGCTTGTGAGTTCTGACCTGGATCAGTATCTGAGGCGGGAGGCCCTCTCTGTGTACGTTTTTGATGACGAAGACCCAGAGCCTGGCTCGTACCTTGGCCGAGGCCAAGTGCCCTTGCTTCCTCTTGCACAAAACAAATCCATTCAAG GTAATTTTAACCTCACTAACCCTGTGGGGGAACCCAATGGATCTGTTCAGGTGCAACTGGATTGGGGGTCTTGCTACATACCCCCAGAGAGCTTCCCAAAGCCAGAAGCTCAGAGTGAGGAGAACACCAGGGATGCTTTAGAGACATCAATAGAAGAGGAAgaggcttcctttcctccccag GACCAGATGGTATCTATTGATATTCCCACTGAAGCTGGCCAGTATGAAGCTAAAAGAAAACCTCCTCAggtgggagaaaggaaggaaagggaacACCAGGTCGCAGGCTACTCAAGAAGAAAACATGGCAGAAAAACAGGCATCcaaggaaaaaacagaatggagTATCTTAGTCATAACCTCTTAAATGGAAATACACTACAG CAGGTGAAGTACGTTGAATGGAAATTCTCAGGGCTTAAGATCTCCAcagatcatgttttaaaaaatcagcaaaaggaagaggaaatgacatcATCCGATTCAGCACAGATACTAAAGGAAACCCCACATCCTGTGAATg ATAAAGAATTCTGTGAACAAGCTTCTGAAGTCAGTGAAGCACAAACTACAGACAGCGATGAGATAGTAACACCTGTATCTCAGAAATGTCCTAAGGCG GGTTCAGAGAAGATGTGCATTGAAATCGTCTCCCTGGCCTTCTACCCAGAGGCTGAAGTGATGTGTGATGAGAACGTGGAACAGGTGTATGTGGAATACAAGTTCTACGATCTGCCCTTGTCAGAGACGGAGACTCCAGTATCCCTGAGGAAACCGAGAGCAGGAGAAGAGATCCACTTCCACTTCAGCAAGG TGATAGATCTGGACCCAGTGGAGCAAAAAGAACGGAGGCAGTTTCTGTTCACCATGCTGACTGGACAAGATCCCGAGCAAGGACA tttaaaGTTTACAGTAGTAAGTGATCCTATTGAGGAGGAAACAAAAGAATGTCAAGAAGTAGGCTACGCATATCTGGAACTGTGGCCAATCCTGGTATCAGGAAGAGACATCCTAGAGCAAGATCTAGACA
- the RPGRIP1 gene encoding X-linked retinitis pigmentosa GTPase regulator-interacting protein 1 isoform X4, with amino-acid sequence MTSDTMQVEEPPKSPEKMWSKDENFEQRSSLESTEKATELRASIKENIQLIRLKKLLHERNTSLAVTKAQLTEVQAAYETLLHKNQGILGAAHDALLSQVNELRAELQEESKKAMSWKSQVEDVSILQITLKEFQERVEDLEKERKLLNDNYDKLLENMLDSSNQPQWSHELGEQLQQKVSQLQDQLDVEMKEKREILLQLSQEKAQNKDLELELTNLLQKHRQEVEDLQNISTFSQSPDRQSAPATHPALFQETTQIKPCEPKSQEEKKLSQMLSELQVSHAETTLELEKTRDMLILQRKINVCYQEELEAMMTKADNENKDHEEKLERLNQLLDLKNKRINQLEEQLKDVAYGTRHLPLCLKPLPAHEDEDEVDISPRHQSENLFELHIHQAFLTSAALAQAGDTQLTTFCTYSFYDFETHCTPLVVGPQPLYDFTSQYVVETDSLFLHYLQGASAQLELHQAIASEHHTLAVGWICFDRVLETVERVHGSATLTGTGGEVFGVLEYWMRLRFPIRSSLQAYNKRKKAQAYLAANVLGAWEAQKDEPRSGTWKNQNELRVEIIRCCGLRSRSLGAQPSPYVMYRFFTFSDHDTPIIPASNNPYFRDLARFPVLVSSDLDQYLRREALSVYVFDDEDPEPGSYLGRGQVPLLPLAQNKSIQGNFNLTNPVGEPNGSVQVQLDWGSCYIPPESFPKPEAQSEENTRDALETSIEEEEASFPPQDQMVSIDIPTEAGQYEAKRKPPQVGERKEREHQVAGYSRRKHGRKTGIQGKNRMEYLSHNLLNGNTLQQVKYVEWKFSGLKISTDHVLKNQQKEEEMTSSDSAQILKETPHPVNDKEFCEQASEVSEAQTTDSDEIVTPVSQKCPKAGSEKMCIEIVSLAFYPEAEVMCDENVEQVYVEYKFYDLPLSETETPVSLRKPRAGEEIHFHFSKVIDLDPVEQKERRQFLFTMLTGQDPEQGHLKFTVVSDPIEEETKECQEVGYAYLELWPILVSGRDILEQDLDIVSPEDQATPIGKLKVSLQAAAALHAIYKEMTEDLFS; translated from the exons ATGACCAGCGATACTATGCAAGTGGAAGAACCACCCAAGTCTCCTGAGAAAATGTGGTCCAAAGATGAAAATTTTGAACAGAGAAGCTCTTTGGAGAGTACTGAGAAGGCCACAGAGCTTCG AGCTTCCATTAAAGAGAATATACAGCTGATTCGACTTAAGAAGCTCTTACATGAAAGGAATACCTCTTTGGCAGTGACAAAGGCACAATTAACAGAAGTTCAGGCT gcATATGAAACTCTGCTCCATAAG AATCAGGGAATCCTGGGCGCAGCCCATGATGCCCTCCTCAGCCAAGTGAATGAGCTCAGGGCAGAGCTCCAGGAGGAGAGCAAGAAGGCCATGAGCTGGAAGAGCCAAGTGGAAGATGTGTCCATCCTGCAGATAACCCTGAAGGAG TTTCAGGAGAGAGTTGAAGATTTGGAAAAAGAACGAAAATTGCTGAATGACAATTATGACAAACTCTTAGAAAA CATGTTGGATAGCAGCAATCAGCCTCAGTGGAGCCATGAGCTTGGAGAGCAGCTACAGCAGAAAGTCTCTCAGTTGCAGGATCAACTGGATGTtgagatgaaagagaagagagaaatcttACTTCAGCTCTCACAAGAGAAAG ctcAAAACAAAGATCTGGAGCTTGAGCTCACCAACTTGCTTCAGAAGCATAGACAGGAAGTAGAGGATCTCCAAAATATAAGCACATTTTCCCAATCTCCTGACAGGCAATCTGCACCAGCCACTCACCCAGCTCTATTTCAAGAGACCACTCAGATAAAG CCCTGTGAACCAAaaagccaggaagaaaaaaaactgtcCCAGATGTTAAGTGAGTTGCAAGTATCGCATGCAGAGACCACATTGGAACTAGAAAAGACCAGAGACATGCTTATTCTGCAGCGCAAAATCAACGTGTGTTATCAG gAGGAACTGGAAGCAATGATGACAAAAGCcgataatgaaaataaagatcaCGAAGAAAAACTGGAGAGGTTGAATCAACTCCTAGACCTCAAGAACAAGCGTATCAATCAGCTGGAAG AACAGCTTAAAGACGTGGCTTATGGCACCCGACACTTGCCATTATGTCTGAAACCACTGCCAGCCCACGAAGATGAGGATGAAGTGGACATTTCTCCACGGCATCAGAGTGAGAACCTTTTTGAACTGCACATCCATCAGGCCTTTCTGACCTCTGCTGCCCTGGCTCAGGCTGGAGACACTCAACTTACCACTTTCTGCACCTATTCCTTCTATGACTTTGAAACCCACTGTACCCCACTAGTTGTGGGGCCACAGCCTCTCTATGACTTCACCTCCCAGTATGTGGTGGAGACAGACTCCCTCTTCTTGCACTACCTTCAAGGGGCTTCAGCCCAGCTTGAGCTACACCAGGCAATAGCCAGTGAGCACCACACCCTTGCAGTTGGATGGATTTGCTTTGACAGGGTTCTAGAGACTGTAGAGAGAGTCCACGGCTCCGCCACACTTACTG GAACTGGTGGAGAAGTCTTTGGGGTGCTAGAGTACTGGATGAGGCTGCGCTTCCCCATAAGATCCAGTCTACAAGCATACAATAAGCGAAAGAAAGCCCAGGCATACTTGGCAGCCAATGTGCTTggagcctgggaagcccagaaggatGAG CCCAGATCGGGGACCTGGAAGAATCAGAATGAGCTGCGGGTGGAAATCATCCGATGCTGTGGCCTCCGGAGCCGATCGCTGGGAGCCCAACCCAGTCCTTACGTCATGTATCGCTTCTTTACCTTTTCTGACCACGACACGCCCATCATTCCGGCCAGTAACAATCCCTACTTCAGAGACCTGGCTAGGTTCCCAGTGCTTGTGAGTTCTGACCTGGATCAGTATCTGAGGCGGGAGGCCCTCTCTGTGTACGTTTTTGATGACGAAGACCCAGAGCCTGGCTCGTACCTTGGCCGAGGCCAAGTGCCCTTGCTTCCTCTTGCACAAAACAAATCCATTCAAG GTAATTTTAACCTCACTAACCCTGTGGGGGAACCCAATGGATCTGTTCAGGTGCAACTGGATTGGGGGTCTTGCTACATACCCCCAGAGAGCTTCCCAAAGCCAGAAGCTCAGAGTGAGGAGAACACCAGGGATGCTTTAGAGACATCAATAGAAGAGGAAgaggcttcctttcctccccag GACCAGATGGTATCTATTGATATTCCCACTGAAGCTGGCCAGTATGAAGCTAAAAGAAAACCTCCTCAggtgggagaaaggaaggaaagggaacACCAGGTCGCAGGCTACTCAAGAAGAAAACATGGCAGAAAAACAGGCATCcaaggaaaaaacagaatggagTATCTTAGTCATAACCTCTTAAATGGAAATACACTACAG CAGGTGAAGTACGTTGAATGGAAATTCTCAGGGCTTAAGATCTCCAcagatcatgttttaaaaaatcagcaaaaggaagaggaaatgacatcATCCGATTCAGCACAGATACTAAAGGAAACCCCACATCCTGTGAATg ATAAAGAATTCTGTGAACAAGCTTCTGAAGTCAGTGAAGCACAAACTACAGACAGCGATGAGATAGTAACACCTGTATCTCAGAAATGTCCTAAGGCG GGTTCAGAGAAGATGTGCATTGAAATCGTCTCCCTGGCCTTCTACCCAGAGGCTGAAGTGATGTGTGATGAGAACGTGGAACAGGTGTATGTGGAATACAAGTTCTACGATCTGCCCTTGTCAGAGACGGAGACTCCAGTATCCCTGAGGAAACCGAGAGCAGGAGAAGAGATCCACTTCCACTTCAGCAAGG TGATAGATCTGGACCCAGTGGAGCAAAAAGAACGGAGGCAGTTTCTGTTCACCATGCTGACTGGACAAGATCCCGAGCAAGGACA tttaaaGTTTACAGTAGTAAGTGATCCTATTGAGGAGGAAACAAAAGAATGTCAAGAAGTAGGCTACGCATATCTGGAACTGTGGCCAATCCTGGTATCAGGAAGAGACATCCTAGAGCAAGATCTAGACA
- the RPGRIP1 gene encoding X-linked retinitis pigmentosa GTPase regulator-interacting protein 1 isoform X1, protein MQVQRVGPPAPRRTQPRLHAGHRQLHTAGAPEAEKPRRESRDRLSYTAPPTFKEHVTNEKARGEVSSEPSELDTMQVEEPPKSPEKMWSKDENFEQRSSLESTEKATELRASIKENIQLIRLKKLLHERNTSLAVTKAQLTEVQAAYETLLHKNQGILGAAHDALLSQVNELRAELQEESKKAMSWKSQVEDVSILQITLKEFQERVEDLEKERKLLNDNYDKLLENMLDSSNQPQWSHELGEQLQQKVSQLQDQLDVEMKEKREILLQLSQEKAQNKDLELELTNLLQKHRQEVEDLQNISTFSQSPDRQSAPATHPALFQETTQIKPCEPKSQEEKKLSQMLSELQVSHAETTLELEKTRDMLILQRKINVCYQEELEAMMTKADNENKDHEEKLERLNQLLDLKNKRINQLEEQLKDVAYGTRHLPLCLKPLPAHEDEDEVDISPRHQSENLFELHIHQAFLTSAALAQAGDTQLTTFCTYSFYDFETHCTPLVVGPQPLYDFTSQYVVETDSLFLHYLQGASAQLELHQAIASEHHTLAVGWICFDRVLETVERVHGSATLTGTGGEVFGVLEYWMRLRFPIRSSLQAYNKRKKAQAYLAANVLGAWEAQKDEPRSGTWKNQNELRVEIIRCCGLRSRSLGAQPSPYVMYRFFTFSDHDTPIIPASNNPYFRDLARFPVLVSSDLDQYLRREALSVYVFDDEDPEPGSYLGRGQVPLLPLAQNKSIQGNFNLTNPVGEPNGSVQVQLDWGSCYIPPESFPKPEAQSEENTRDALETSIEEEEASFPPQDQMVSIDIPTEAGQYEAKRKPPQVGERKEREHQVAGYSRRKHGRKTGIQGKNRMEYLSHNLLNGNTLQQVKYVEWKFSGLKISTDHVLKNQQKEEEMTSSDSAQILKETPHPVNDKEFCEQASEVSEAQTTDSDEIVTPVSQKCPKAGSEKMCIEIVSLAFYPEAEVMCDENVEQVYVEYKFYDLPLSETETPVSLRKPRAGEEIHFHFSKVIDLDPVEQKERRQFLFTMLTGQDPEQGHLKFTVVSDPIEEETKECQEVGYAYLELWPILVSGRDILEQDLDIVSPEDQATPIGKLKVSLQAAAALHAIYKEMTEDLFS, encoded by the exons CGATACTATGCAAGTGGAAGAACCACCCAAGTCTCCTGAGAAAATGTGGTCCAAAGATGAAAATTTTGAACAGAGAAGCTCTTTGGAGAGTACTGAGAAGGCCACAGAGCTTCG AGCTTCCATTAAAGAGAATATACAGCTGATTCGACTTAAGAAGCTCTTACATGAAAGGAATACCTCTTTGGCAGTGACAAAGGCACAATTAACAGAAGTTCAGGCT gcATATGAAACTCTGCTCCATAAG AATCAGGGAATCCTGGGCGCAGCCCATGATGCCCTCCTCAGCCAAGTGAATGAGCTCAGGGCAGAGCTCCAGGAGGAGAGCAAGAAGGCCATGAGCTGGAAGAGCCAAGTGGAAGATGTGTCCATCCTGCAGATAACCCTGAAGGAG TTTCAGGAGAGAGTTGAAGATTTGGAAAAAGAACGAAAATTGCTGAATGACAATTATGACAAACTCTTAGAAAA CATGTTGGATAGCAGCAATCAGCCTCAGTGGAGCCATGAGCTTGGAGAGCAGCTACAGCAGAAAGTCTCTCAGTTGCAGGATCAACTGGATGTtgagatgaaagagaagagagaaatcttACTTCAGCTCTCACAAGAGAAAG ctcAAAACAAAGATCTGGAGCTTGAGCTCACCAACTTGCTTCAGAAGCATAGACAGGAAGTAGAGGATCTCCAAAATATAAGCACATTTTCCCAATCTCCTGACAGGCAATCTGCACCAGCCACTCACCCAGCTCTATTTCAAGAGACCACTCAGATAAAG CCCTGTGAACCAAaaagccaggaagaaaaaaaactgtcCCAGATGTTAAGTGAGTTGCAAGTATCGCATGCAGAGACCACATTGGAACTAGAAAAGACCAGAGACATGCTTATTCTGCAGCGCAAAATCAACGTGTGTTATCAG gAGGAACTGGAAGCAATGATGACAAAAGCcgataatgaaaataaagatcaCGAAGAAAAACTGGAGAGGTTGAATCAACTCCTAGACCTCAAGAACAAGCGTATCAATCAGCTGGAAG AACAGCTTAAAGACGTGGCTTATGGCACCCGACACTTGCCATTATGTCTGAAACCACTGCCAGCCCACGAAGATGAGGATGAAGTGGACATTTCTCCACGGCATCAGAGTGAGAACCTTTTTGAACTGCACATCCATCAGGCCTTTCTGACCTCTGCTGCCCTGGCTCAGGCTGGAGACACTCAACTTACCACTTTCTGCACCTATTCCTTCTATGACTTTGAAACCCACTGTACCCCACTAGTTGTGGGGCCACAGCCTCTCTATGACTTCACCTCCCAGTATGTGGTGGAGACAGACTCCCTCTTCTTGCACTACCTTCAAGGGGCTTCAGCCCAGCTTGAGCTACACCAGGCAATAGCCAGTGAGCACCACACCCTTGCAGTTGGATGGATTTGCTTTGACAGGGTTCTAGAGACTGTAGAGAGAGTCCACGGCTCCGCCACACTTACTG GAACTGGTGGAGAAGTCTTTGGGGTGCTAGAGTACTGGATGAGGCTGCGCTTCCCCATAAGATCCAGTCTACAAGCATACAATAAGCGAAAGAAAGCCCAGGCATACTTGGCAGCCAATGTGCTTggagcctgggaagcccagaaggatGAG CCCAGATCGGGGACCTGGAAGAATCAGAATGAGCTGCGGGTGGAAATCATCCGATGCTGTGGCCTCCGGAGCCGATCGCTGGGAGCCCAACCCAGTCCTTACGTCATGTATCGCTTCTTTACCTTTTCTGACCACGACACGCCCATCATTCCGGCCAGTAACAATCCCTACTTCAGAGACCTGGCTAGGTTCCCAGTGCTTGTGAGTTCTGACCTGGATCAGTATCTGAGGCGGGAGGCCCTCTCTGTGTACGTTTTTGATGACGAAGACCCAGAGCCTGGCTCGTACCTTGGCCGAGGCCAAGTGCCCTTGCTTCCTCTTGCACAAAACAAATCCATTCAAG GTAATTTTAACCTCACTAACCCTGTGGGGGAACCCAATGGATCTGTTCAGGTGCAACTGGATTGGGGGTCTTGCTACATACCCCCAGAGAGCTTCCCAAAGCCAGAAGCTCAGAGTGAGGAGAACACCAGGGATGCTTTAGAGACATCAATAGAAGAGGAAgaggcttcctttcctccccag GACCAGATGGTATCTATTGATATTCCCACTGAAGCTGGCCAGTATGAAGCTAAAAGAAAACCTCCTCAggtgggagaaaggaaggaaagggaacACCAGGTCGCAGGCTACTCAAGAAGAAAACATGGCAGAAAAACAGGCATCcaaggaaaaaacagaatggagTATCTTAGTCATAACCTCTTAAATGGAAATACACTACAG CAGGTGAAGTACGTTGAATGGAAATTCTCAGGGCTTAAGATCTCCAcagatcatgttttaaaaaatcagcaaaaggaagaggaaatgacatcATCCGATTCAGCACAGATACTAAAGGAAACCCCACATCCTGTGAATg ATAAAGAATTCTGTGAACAAGCTTCTGAAGTCAGTGAAGCACAAACTACAGACAGCGATGAGATAGTAACACCTGTATCTCAGAAATGTCCTAAGGCG GGTTCAGAGAAGATGTGCATTGAAATCGTCTCCCTGGCCTTCTACCCAGAGGCTGAAGTGATGTGTGATGAGAACGTGGAACAGGTGTATGTGGAATACAAGTTCTACGATCTGCCCTTGTCAGAGACGGAGACTCCAGTATCCCTGAGGAAACCGAGAGCAGGAGAAGAGATCCACTTCCACTTCAGCAAGG TGATAGATCTGGACCCAGTGGAGCAAAAAGAACGGAGGCAGTTTCTGTTCACCATGCTGACTGGACAAGATCCCGAGCAAGGACA tttaaaGTTTACAGTAGTAAGTGATCCTATTGAGGAGGAAACAAAAGAATGTCAAGAAGTAGGCTACGCATATCTGGAACTGTGGCCAATCCTGGTATCAGGAAGAGACATCCTAGAGCAAGATCTAGACA